From Magnetococcales bacterium, a single genomic window includes:
- a CDS encoding O-antigen ligase family protein, whose translation MNTPPVMNQPDPPGKDPLSDRWAFHGLLVLLLWIPLPWGSNRPWAWGLMELWIFMILFFWTLDRLRNPRPLAGVFVHHPLVFVLPALWTALPLLQLIPLPLSLLKLLSPAAEEIAQFTEMTQQWRPISMDPHLTRIAWLKGMAYLAVFWLTLVTSISRPRLRLLAITIFCSGALQAIWGLLAGNLFSPMGLHGTFVNRNHFAGFLELTIPVGFGLLVAWLDHQSMRERPTWRESLEDAFNSLGTGKGMVSVLLVTMFLALFLSRSRGGSIALLVALFLVSFLARQRMHQSSRERRLILPLLLVAIIASAWFGLEHLVERMLSTQLLKLDRLEIATSVIDMIRDYPWTGVGAGAFATLFPMYRNPSLTGEFYDHAHNDHLEILAEQGIVGYLLLALAMGYAWRIMGRAFIQRRDPFARGILLAGLAATFSLELHALVDFNFHIPANAVYFMVVMAMGLQGASIQHPNPSSKRTSHDRPPQNPQP comes from the coding sequence ATGAACACCCCCCCCGTCATGAATCAACCCGATCCGCCCGGAAAGGATCCCCTCTCCGACCGGTGGGCCTTCCATGGACTTCTGGTGCTGCTCCTTTGGATCCCCCTTCCCTGGGGATCCAATCGTCCATGGGCCTGGGGTTTGATGGAACTCTGGATCTTCATGATCCTCTTCTTCTGGACCCTGGATCGCCTGCGAAATCCCCGCCCGTTGGCAGGAGTCTTCGTCCATCACCCCCTGGTGTTCGTGTTGCCGGCCCTGTGGACCGCTCTGCCCCTGTTGCAACTGATTCCCCTGCCCCTGTCCCTCCTGAAACTGCTCTCCCCCGCCGCCGAGGAAATCGCCCAATTCACCGAAATGACCCAACAGTGGCGGCCCATTTCCATGGATCCCCATCTGACGCGCATCGCCTGGCTCAAGGGAATGGCCTATCTGGCGGTCTTCTGGCTCACCCTGGTCACCAGCATTTCCCGACCGCGACTGCGGTTGCTGGCCATCACGATCTTCTGCTCGGGGGCCCTTCAGGCCATCTGGGGACTCTTGGCCGGCAACCTGTTCTCGCCCATGGGATTGCATGGCACCTTCGTCAACCGCAATCATTTTGCCGGATTCCTGGAACTGACCATCCCCGTCGGCTTCGGTCTCCTGGTCGCCTGGCTCGATCATCAATCCATGCGCGAGCGGCCAACATGGCGTGAAAGCCTGGAAGATGCGTTCAACTCCCTGGGAACCGGAAAGGGCATGGTCTCGGTCCTCCTGGTGACCATGTTTCTCGCCCTGTTCCTGTCCCGATCACGGGGTGGAAGCATCGCCCTCCTGGTGGCACTGTTCCTGGTCAGTTTCCTCGCCAGGCAACGCATGCATCAATCCAGCCGCGAACGCCGTCTGATCCTCCCTCTGCTCCTGGTGGCGATCATCGCCAGCGCCTGGTTCGGTCTGGAACACCTCGTGGAACGGATGCTCTCCACCCAACTCCTCAAACTGGATCGCCTGGAAATCGCCACGAGCGTGATCGACATGATCCGGGATTACCCATGGACCGGTGTCGGCGCCGGCGCCTTCGCCACCCTGTTTCCCATGTACCGCAATCCCTCACTGACCGGCGAATTCTATGACCATGCCCATAACGATCATCTGGAAATCCTCGCCGAACAGGGAATTGTAGGCTATCTGCTCCTGGCCCTGGCCATGGGTTATGCCTGGAGAATCATGGGACGGGCCTTCATTCAACGGCGCGACCCCTTTGCCCGGGGAATCCTCCTCGCGGGTTTGGCCGCGACCTTCTCCCTCGAACTCCATGCCCTGGTCGATTTCAATTTTCACATTCCCGCCAATGCCGTCTATTTCATGGTCGTCATGGCCATGGGACTCCAGGGGGCCTCGATCCAACATCCCAATCCCTCTTCCAAACGCACCTCCCATGACCGCCCGCCCCAAAATCCGCAACCTTGA
- the gltX gene encoding glutamate--tRNA ligase has translation MTLRTRFAPSPTGFLHIGGARTALFCHLHARAHGGTTVLRIEDTDRERSTGEAVAAILEGMRWMGLSPDEGPFFQSAHHQRHLDEAHRLLAEGRAYRCTCSVARLDAMREEQREKGIKPRYDGRCRDIDPASLGSVPSVIRFKTPVTGVVSWNDLIQGEIRFDNEELDDLILVRSDGSPTYNLAVVVDDHDMGITLVLRGEDHISNTPRQIHLIEALGYRRPEYAHMPLLHGADGAKLSKRHGAVSVLQYRDDGFLPAAINNYLARLGWSHGDQEIFSMSELERLFDVTRLGRSASIFNPDKLLWLNGQHIRAASPEDLEPELSWQLARHGLPHPGRERLLAIIPHFRERSKTMVEMLEKCRFLLVDELSTHDEEGIRRHYSPELRLPLADLCRRLHRIEESSWDQGAVTEVFQGVLADHGLKMGKLAQPVRLALTGTTVSPGIFETLILLGKGPTVKRLEEGVKRFDALVPMRSQTGMVV, from the coding sequence ATGACGCTTAGAACCCGTTTCGCCCCCTCACCAACCGGTTTTCTCCACATCGGCGGGGCGCGTACTGCCCTGTTTTGTCATCTTCATGCCCGGGCCCACGGCGGTACGACGGTGTTGCGCATCGAGGATACCGATCGCGAGCGCTCGACCGGCGAGGCAGTGGCGGCGATTCTCGAAGGGATGCGCTGGATGGGGCTGTCGCCGGATGAAGGACCTTTTTTTCAGTCGGCGCATCATCAAAGACACCTGGACGAGGCCCATCGTCTCCTGGCCGAAGGACGGGCCTATCGTTGCACATGCAGCGTCGCCCGGCTCGATGCCATGCGCGAGGAGCAGAGGGAAAAGGGGATCAAGCCGCGTTATGACGGTCGTTGCCGCGACATCGATCCCGCATCGTTGGGATCGGTCCCGTCGGTCATCCGTTTCAAGACCCCCGTGACGGGGGTGGTCTCGTGGAACGACCTGATCCAGGGTGAAATCCGTTTCGACAACGAAGAACTCGACGATCTGATCCTGGTCCGTTCCGATGGATCGCCGACCTACAATCTGGCGGTGGTGGTGGATGACCACGACATGGGAATCACTCTGGTGTTGCGGGGCGAGGATCATATTTCCAACACCCCGCGACAGATTCATCTGATCGAGGCCCTGGGCTACCGCCGTCCCGAATATGCCCACATGCCGCTCCTCCATGGCGCCGATGGGGCCAAGCTGTCCAAGCGCCACGGGGCGGTGAGTGTCCTGCAATACCGCGATGACGGTTTTCTTCCGGCGGCGATCAACAATTATCTGGCGCGGCTGGGCTGGTCCCATGGCGACCAGGAGATCTTTTCCATGTCGGAGCTGGAACGTCTGTTCGACGTGACCCGTCTGGGACGCTCTGCCTCCATTTTCAATCCCGACAAACTCCTCTGGCTCAACGGACAACACATCCGCGCCGCCAGCCCCGAAGATCTGGAGCCGGAACTCTCCTGGCAACTGGCGCGTCACGGGCTGCCGCATCCGGGAAGAGAACGTCTTCTTGCCATCATTCCCCATTTTCGGGAACGCAGCAAAACCATGGTGGAAATGCTGGAAAAATGTCGATTTCTTCTTGTCGATGAACTGTCCACCCATGACGAGGAAGGAATCCGCCGTCATTATTCGCCCGAATTGCGCCTTCCGTTGGCGGATTTGTGCCGGCGCTTGCATCGGATCGAGGAATCGTCCTGGGATCAGGGGGCAGTCACGGAGGTTTTCCAGGGGGTCCTCGCCGATCATGGACTCAAGATGGGAAAACTGGCACAACCTGTGCGTCTGGCCTTGACGGGGACGACCGTTTCCCCGGGTATTTTCGAAACCCTGATCCTCCTGGGCAAGGGACCGACCGTAAAACGGTTGGAAGAGGGGGTGAAACGGTTCGATGCCTTGGTTCCGATGCGTTCGCAGACCGGGATGGTTGTATAA